A genomic stretch from Aquila chrysaetos chrysaetos chromosome 1, bAquChr1.4, whole genome shotgun sequence includes:
- the INTS12 gene encoding integrator complex subunit 12 isoform X1 → MQRSTVVQDTAMAATVNLELDPIFLKALGFLHSKSKDSAEKLKALLDESLARGTDSSYRPSQKEVEQPKVSVTKPISSKQEPKASSSLPSGNSNGKPTASEKVKKETEKRSADKIKGDAAEGADAPKKPRLEKQEARSSPITVQTSKDLSMPDLSSFEETSADDFAMEMGLACVVCRQMTVTSGNQLVECQECHNLYHQDCHKPQVTDKEVNDPRLVWYCARCTRQMKRMAQKTQKPPQKPAPAVVSVAPAVKDPLVKKPEIKLKPETPPTFLAFKRTEVKTSAAISGNSASTSVSSSATSGLTGWAAFAAKTSSANPSTAKLGSTAQSTSGKPAASSNNQKPVGLSGLATSKTGLGSKIASANNSTNPVQLKPLPPLTLGKTTLSRSVSSDNVSKVGLPSPSSTTPSTSSQVSSGNGNSGTAGNSGGSASKTTADTGNQSTSLKGPTSQESQLNAMKRLQMVKKKAAQKKLKK, encoded by the exons ATGCAACGTTCAACCGTAGTACAAG ACACCGCTATGGCTGCTACAGTGAACTTGGAGCTTGATCCCATTTTTCTGAAAGCCCTGGGCTTCTTGCATTCTAAGAGTAAGGACtctgctgaaaagctgaaagcGCTTCTTGATGAGTCCTTGGCCAGAGGAACTGACTCAAGCTATCGTCCATCTCAGAAG gAAGTAGAGCAACCAAAAGTATCTGTTACCAAACCTATTTCCAGTAAGCAAGAGCCTAAAGCTTCTTCTAGTTTGCCTTCTGGCAACAGCAATGGCAAGCCCACTGCatcagaaaaggtgaaaaaagaaacagaaaagagatcTGCTGATAAA ATAAAAGGGGATGCCGCTGAAGGAGCTGATGCACCAAAGAAGCCCAGACTAGAGAAGCAGGAGGCTCGTTCCTCTCCTATTACAGTTCAGACGAGCAAGGATTTATCCATGCCTGATTTATCTAGCTTTGAGGAAACCAGTGCTGATGACTTTGCTATGGAAATGGGATTAGCCTGTGTTGTTTGCAG GCAAATGACAGTTACTTCTGGGAATCAGCTAGTGGAGTGTCAGGAGTGCCATAATCTCTACCACCAGGATTGCCATAAACCTCAGGTGACAGACAAGGAAGTGAATGATCCTCGACTTGTATGGTATTGTGCCCGCTGTACCAGGCAGATGAAAAGAATG GCTCAGAAGACACAAAAACCACCTCAAAAACCAGCTCCTGCAGTGGTTTCAGTTGCACCAGCTGTGAAGGATCCATTGGTCAAGAAGCCAGAAATTAAGTTAAAACCTGAGACCCCACCAACTTTTCTAGCATTCAAGAGAACTGAAGTCAAG accTCAGCGGCAATTTCGGGGAACTCAGCCAGTACAAGTGTTTCCTCTTCAGCAACCAGTGGCCTTACAGGATGGGCTGCTTTTGCAGCCAAAACCTCCTCTGCCAACCCATCAACTGCCAAACTGGGATCAACAGCACAGAGCACCAGTGGGAAACCTGCAGCTTCTTCAAATAACCAGAAACCTGTGGGTTTGTCAGGGTTGGCAACTTCCAAAACAGGACTAGGGTCAAAAATAGCTTCTGCCAACAACAGCACAAACCCCGTTCAGCTGAAACCTCTTCCACCTCTGACGCTGGGGAAAACCACTCTTAGCCGTTCGGTAAGTAGTGACAACGTCAGCAAAGTAGGTCTTCCTAGTCCCAGCAGTACTACGCCAAGCACCAGCAGCCAGGTGAGCAGTGGGAATGGCAACAGTGGGACTGCAGGTAACAGCGGGGGCAGTGCAAGCAAAACCACGGCAGATACTGGTAATCAGTCAACCTCCCTAAAAGGCCCGACTTCTCAGGAATCTCAGCTCAATGCTATGAAAAGGTTACAAATGGTGAAGAAGAAGGCTGCTCAAAAGAAACTCAAGAAGTAG
- the INTS12 gene encoding integrator complex subunit 12 isoform X2, with product MAATVNLELDPIFLKALGFLHSKSKDSAEKLKALLDESLARGTDSSYRPSQKEVEQPKVSVTKPISSKQEPKASSSLPSGNSNGKPTASEKVKKETEKRSADKIKGDAAEGADAPKKPRLEKQEARSSPITVQTSKDLSMPDLSSFEETSADDFAMEMGLACVVCRQMTVTSGNQLVECQECHNLYHQDCHKPQVTDKEVNDPRLVWYCARCTRQMKRMAQKTQKPPQKPAPAVVSVAPAVKDPLVKKPEIKLKPETPPTFLAFKRTEVKTSAAISGNSASTSVSSSATSGLTGWAAFAAKTSSANPSTAKLGSTAQSTSGKPAASSNNQKPVGLSGLATSKTGLGSKIASANNSTNPVQLKPLPPLTLGKTTLSRSVSSDNVSKVGLPSPSSTTPSTSSQVSSGNGNSGTAGNSGGSASKTTADTGNQSTSLKGPTSQESQLNAMKRLQMVKKKAAQKKLKK from the exons ATGGCTGCTACAGTGAACTTGGAGCTTGATCCCATTTTTCTGAAAGCCCTGGGCTTCTTGCATTCTAAGAGTAAGGACtctgctgaaaagctgaaagcGCTTCTTGATGAGTCCTTGGCCAGAGGAACTGACTCAAGCTATCGTCCATCTCAGAAG gAAGTAGAGCAACCAAAAGTATCTGTTACCAAACCTATTTCCAGTAAGCAAGAGCCTAAAGCTTCTTCTAGTTTGCCTTCTGGCAACAGCAATGGCAAGCCCACTGCatcagaaaaggtgaaaaaagaaacagaaaagagatcTGCTGATAAA ATAAAAGGGGATGCCGCTGAAGGAGCTGATGCACCAAAGAAGCCCAGACTAGAGAAGCAGGAGGCTCGTTCCTCTCCTATTACAGTTCAGACGAGCAAGGATTTATCCATGCCTGATTTATCTAGCTTTGAGGAAACCAGTGCTGATGACTTTGCTATGGAAATGGGATTAGCCTGTGTTGTTTGCAG GCAAATGACAGTTACTTCTGGGAATCAGCTAGTGGAGTGTCAGGAGTGCCATAATCTCTACCACCAGGATTGCCATAAACCTCAGGTGACAGACAAGGAAGTGAATGATCCTCGACTTGTATGGTATTGTGCCCGCTGTACCAGGCAGATGAAAAGAATG GCTCAGAAGACACAAAAACCACCTCAAAAACCAGCTCCTGCAGTGGTTTCAGTTGCACCAGCTGTGAAGGATCCATTGGTCAAGAAGCCAGAAATTAAGTTAAAACCTGAGACCCCACCAACTTTTCTAGCATTCAAGAGAACTGAAGTCAAG accTCAGCGGCAATTTCGGGGAACTCAGCCAGTACAAGTGTTTCCTCTTCAGCAACCAGTGGCCTTACAGGATGGGCTGCTTTTGCAGCCAAAACCTCCTCTGCCAACCCATCAACTGCCAAACTGGGATCAACAGCACAGAGCACCAGTGGGAAACCTGCAGCTTCTTCAAATAACCAGAAACCTGTGGGTTTGTCAGGGTTGGCAACTTCCAAAACAGGACTAGGGTCAAAAATAGCTTCTGCCAACAACAGCACAAACCCCGTTCAGCTGAAACCTCTTCCACCTCTGACGCTGGGGAAAACCACTCTTAGCCGTTCGGTAAGTAGTGACAACGTCAGCAAAGTAGGTCTTCCTAGTCCCAGCAGTACTACGCCAAGCACCAGCAGCCAGGTGAGCAGTGGGAATGGCAACAGTGGGACTGCAGGTAACAGCGGGGGCAGTGCAAGCAAAACCACGGCAGATACTGGTAATCAGTCAACCTCCCTAAAAGGCCCGACTTCTCAGGAATCTCAGCTCAATGCTATGAAAAGGTTACAAATGGTGAAGAAGAAGGCTGCTCAAAAGAAACTCAAGAAGTAG